The stretch of DNA CACTGAGAACGCGATCAGCCGCTCGCTCCTCAACGTTGCCGCGCCGATGCCTTCCCTTCTCTATTACCCATCGATTATGGCTAACGCCTAGGCCGAACTCCACGCCTCAAGCGTCCGTCCGCCCGTCTCACCTGCGCTAGACTTAATGTTTATGCCCGAGCCCACGAACTCGCTTGCGCGCGCCTCTTCTTCTTACCTGCGCTCTGCTATGCACCAACCGGTGGAGTGGAACGAATGGGGCGCCGATGCTTTTGAAAAAGCTCAGCGCGAGAACAAGCCGGTGCTGCTGGACATCGGCGCTGTGTGGTGCCACTGGTGCCATGTGATGGACCGCGAGTCCTACGAGAATCCCGCAATCGCTAAGCTCATCAACGAGCACTTCATCGCCGTGAAGGTCGATCGCGACGAGCGTCCCGACGTCGATAGCCGATATCAAGCTGCTGTGCAGGCGATCAGTGGACAAGGGGGCTGGCCGCTCACAGCGTTTCTCACGCCCGATGGTCGTCCATTCTTCGGCGGCACTTACTTCCCTCCCGAGGACCATTATGGGAGACCAGGGTTCAAACGCATTCTCACCGCGCTCGCCGAAGCCTATCGCGAGAAGCACGGCGAGGTGCTCGAATCCGCCGAGCACGTAATGGCCGCGATCGATCAAGCCGAATCATTCGCCGGACGCGCAGGCGAGATCTCGCCGACGCTCGTCGAAGGCATGGTGAAATCGGCAATTCAAGGCTGCGATCCGCAGAATGGCGGATTCGGATCCGCTCCGAAATTTCCTCATCCCTCGATTCTCGACCTGCTGATCGATCATTGCGGACAAACCGACGATCCGCAGGCGCTGAAGGTGATCACGACCACGCTCGACCACATGGCCAATGGCGGAGTTTACGACCAGCTCGGCGGCGGCTTTCACCGCTACTCGGTCGACGAGCGCTGGGTGGTGCCGCACTTCGAGAAGATGTCGTACGACAACTCGGAGCTGCTCAAGAATTACGTGCATGCCTACCAACTCACCGGCAACGCGTTCTATGCCGACATCGCGCGCGACATCATCCGCTGGATGGACGAGTGGCTGAGCGACCGCGAGCGCGGCGGCTTCTAC from Terriglobales bacterium encodes:
- a CDS encoding thioredoxin domain-containing protein translates to MPEPTNSLARASSSYLRSAMHQPVEWNEWGADAFEKAQRENKPVLLDIGAVWCHWCHVMDRESYENPAIAKLINEHFIAVKVDRDERPDVDSRYQAAVQAISGQGGWPLTAFLTPDGRPFFGGTYFPPEDHYGRPGFKRILTALAEAYREKHGEVLESAEHVMAAIDQAESFAGRAGEISPTLVEGMVKSAIQGCDPQNGGFGSAPKFPHPSILDLLIDHCGQTDDPQALKVITTTLDHMANGGVYDQLGGGFHRYSVDERWVVPHFEKMSYDNSELLKNYVHAYQLTGNAFYADIARDIIRWMDEWLSDRERGGFYASQDADIDLHDDGDYFTWSKAEAAQVLDPQELEAASFYYDIGEVGEMHHRPEKNVLHVRATPEQIATRMKLRTYEVRQLISTAKRKMLDARVKRPTPYIDKTVYVSWNALCVSAYLEAAKALGLEDAGHFALRSLDRLLSEAWSPERGLKHVIAYSDASANHREVAGLLDDYAFTAIACLDAYETTTDLSYYRFAERIAAKMIECFYDETAGGFFDTSRQALQGNLGALSARRKPLQDSPTPAGNPAAAIALLRLYEYSGEAKHREIAESTLKAFADVAGHFGIFAATYGIALTLYSRPHTQVVVIGNDQRADELQ